In Geopsychrobacter electrodiphilus DSM 16401, a single window of DNA contains:
- a CDS encoding DNA cytosine methyltransferase, whose protein sequence is MKYRIDPQYSINFDDLVVDNFAGGGGASTGIEAALGRPVDIAINHDPDAIAMHAINHPLTHHFCESVWDIDPVKVCGGRPVGLAWFSPDCKHFSKAKGGKPVEKKIRGLAWVVIRWAKKVKPRVIMLENVEEFKTWGPLDADNMPCPVRKGETFAHWKRQLVRLGYQVEHRELRACDYGAPTIRKRLFIVARCDGAPIVWPDPTHGPGLIPYRTAADIIDWSIPVQSIFERKRPLAENTLRRIARGLQRFVIDNPDPFIVRIGQTGFGGDRLQYSLDQPLTTVTSKAEHCLVTPIISTYYGSKSQSDVRGQKLSDPLATQPTENRHALVTAFLAKHFGGATGVEIDTPLPTTTMRGTQNQIVTANLVRHFGQSVGSDAREPIGTVTPGGLGKTGLVTSNLLKLRGTCKDGQDVREPLPTITAGGFHVGEVRAFLLKYYGTNIGHGCAEPLQTVTSKHRFGLVTIKGEDYQIIDICMRMLEPRELFRAQGFGEDYIIDRDATGKKITKTAQVARCGNSVCPPVAEALVRANVVEVGQSEAACA, encoded by the coding sequence ATGAAGTATCGGATTGACCCTCAGTATTCAATTAATTTTGATGACCTGGTCGTTGACAATTTTGCCGGTGGTGGTGGGGCCTCTACTGGCATTGAGGCTGCGCTGGGCCGTCCAGTTGATATCGCTATCAACCACGATCCTGATGCGATCGCCATGCACGCCATCAATCACCCTCTTACGCACCATTTCTGCGAATCTGTCTGGGATATCGATCCGGTTAAAGTTTGCGGTGGCCGTCCGGTTGGGTTGGCCTGGTTTTCTCCTGACTGCAAGCATTTCAGCAAAGCGAAAGGCGGCAAGCCAGTCGAAAAGAAGATTCGCGGTCTTGCCTGGGTGGTGATCCGCTGGGCGAAGAAGGTCAAGCCGCGGGTGATCATGCTGGAGAACGTTGAAGAGTTTAAGACCTGGGGCCCGTTGGACGCTGACAACATGCCATGTCCTGTGCGTAAGGGTGAGACTTTCGCGCACTGGAAGCGGCAGCTGGTTCGCCTTGGCTACCAGGTTGAGCATCGTGAGCTAAGGGCCTGTGATTACGGTGCGCCGACGATCCGCAAGCGGCTGTTTATTGTCGCGCGTTGTGATGGTGCGCCGATTGTCTGGCCTGATCCGACCCATGGCCCTGGGCTTATCCCGTACCGGACGGCGGCTGACATTATCGACTGGTCTATTCCGGTGCAGAGTATTTTTGAGCGTAAGCGGCCGTTGGCTGAGAACACCCTGCGGCGCATTGCTCGGGGTCTGCAGCGGTTCGTCATTGATAATCCAGATCCTTTCATCGTGCGGATCGGTCAGACCGGTTTTGGTGGTGATCGTCTGCAGTATTCCCTTGATCAGCCATTAACGACTGTCACCAGTAAAGCTGAGCATTGTTTGGTCACGCCGATCATCTCGACCTATTACGGATCAAAATCTCAAAGCGATGTCAGGGGCCAGAAGTTGAGTGATCCCCTTGCTACTCAGCCAACTGAAAACAGGCATGCCCTGGTCACGGCTTTTCTGGCCAAGCATTTCGGCGGTGCGACGGGTGTCGAGATTGACACCCCGCTGCCTACCACGACCATGCGCGGCACTCAGAATCAGATTGTTACGGCCAACCTGGTGCGGCATTTCGGTCAGAGCGTTGGGAGTGATGCGCGTGAGCCGATCGGTACGGTTACGCCTGGCGGTTTGGGTAAAACCGGTCTGGTGACCAGCAACCTGCTGAAGCTGCGCGGTACCTGCAAGGATGGTCAGGATGTACGTGAGCCGCTGCCGACGATCACTGCCGGTGGGTTTCATGTTGGTGAGGTGCGAGCCTTCTTGTTGAAATATTACGGGACCAATATCGGCCATGGATGCGCTGAGCCGTTGCAGACGGTCACTAGTAAGCACCGGTTCGGATTGGTGACGATCAAGGGGGAAGATTACCAGATCATCGATATCTGCATGCGGATGCTTGAGCCGCGTGAGCTCTTCAGGGCGCAGGGGTTCGGTGAGGATTACATCATCGATCGGGACGCGACCGGGAAGAAGATCACCAAGACGGCTCAGGTAGCGCGCTGTGGTAATTCGGTTTGTCCTCCGGTTGCTGAGGCCCTGGTGCGGGCGAATGTGGTTGAAGTGGGACAGTCGGAGGCTGCCTGTGCCTAA